A section of the Schistosoma haematobium chromosome ZW, whole genome shotgun sequence genome encodes:
- a CDS encoding hypothetical protein (EggNog:ENOG410V73Y~COG:T~SECRETED:SignalP(1-22)) — translation MWSTYFVFIMFVYFCSLSCTETSKPKYKLISAPVGDRVVLSCGIGDSKYRVYEWLDNKKPMEFATHNVTMHSNGSIDFRLRMENADRIFSCRSYNSYPNGTNDSSLIFVYNFVPIVKAFLAETVHNATVDWGSIYRFPCIFGGTDPRENTMILNNQIVVEMEHNITEDSIVECKVQNSLGMVHDLAYITVRPDSKAWGIKHGVSDRHSYCQSYSTILPKSSVCYPFIENIANEYKEPYLISRSRLYSNEISNQAVKNLFTSWDDLLSSSMHLSQPNNYLSDSFKSSNTSFIKSNHVVDAISLSNSSSAAWRCINLAKHLTCATSYPRCEITNTDRKSTSVFANSYIEYPVCLKHCLAVTGLFCFSSLKILNNSALDRLLDIHRNESLMNSDFVKTGWSELINVPEAKNQSLPLSFSDPLASGTSNPFYICSSTKGDIMSFEPSKKSICTRLPIDNENPTNSIEGSKKTPDEQNVDCINGKGENYRGLATMPECKPWTNLFVLDDNIQNLQPGIWPGFYSLNSFTFPRSLGLEASSSAVCRNPSGLASRPFCLSRKGNKENFPDVSMKSKPNHLEEWYLTSCYQIPQCSETSNNSDYHHNWTIGDVSLSGLEAAEAQLQTIIACSIVGLVICLIIIGCIIWLINRCSSKNIENSDIYFSQLDFDKPQITGDVNSVNEENDGKRQFFEHLYDSTEINKEKYLERRRKLLTRRRRLRQLNPCSKCILGAYYRIVDFTHSSHTASQSHSVFSVTQYTEDKSTPSASNQNVMSNVCHSRYLSSFCPCFCLSNFRKKSKHDSLKMTQFVHSCPVTKNELIDEEFEANTLGMRMDKSVVYVTNVPTIISPPKTIDSSPNTCVICGVASNLLSDTCSSCRCSQNKQTGVPSAVTTDHPISGDSCSDNHVLFDDHEVDSEFSPTTLGLIESSYYSLSSGSAELGSSILPEKLFNVASMNHLLHPKFKSLCYPRSRLVEICCLAKRAFGWIILVHAPNLNKLVHRRRLLSLTTSERLGLVSSSSQEKENTIDVQSSSDESNNCIAVLKMIQGGSNLKAEANFLREAEILVELQHRNIIQLLGVCIPLEPLSLLIEYMPFGDFYSFLRRYTGESPGYNSLVGTVNGEIVNSYSQTLLQTTTVPKKDFINEYPTNLNVKILTEMVIDACEAMVYLSELHYVHSVNETIHQ, via the exons ATGTGGTCCACATATTTCGTGTTTATTA tgTTCGTATATTTCTGTTCGCTTTCATGTACTGAAACATCAAAACCAAAATACAAATTGATATCGGCACCTGTAGGTGACCGTGTTGTTTTGTCATGTGGAATCGGGGACAGTAAATACCGTGTTTATGAGTGGCTCGACAACAAAAAACCAATGGAATTTGCTACACATAATGTTACTATGCACTCTAATGGAAGTATAGACTTTCGACTTCGAATGGAAAATGCAGATAGAATATTTAGCTGTCGTTCGTACAATTCTTATCCGAACGGCACGAATGACTCATCTCTTATTTTTGTGTACAACTTCGTACCAATAG TTAAAGCATTTCTTGCAGAGACAGTGCATAATGCTACTGTAGACTGGGGGTCTATCTACAGATTCCCGTGCATTTTTGGAGGGACTGATCCTAGAGAGAATACAATGATACTCAATAATCAG ATTGTTGTTGAAATGGAACATAACATTACCGAAGATTCAATTGTGGAGTGTAAAGTTCAGAATTCCTTGGGTATGGTGCATGATTTGGCCTACATCACAGTTCGTCCTG atTCTAAAGCTTGGGGAATCAAACACGGAGTTTCAGATCG ACATTCTTATTGTCAGTCGTATTCTACAATTTTACCGAAATCCTCCGTATGTTATCCATTTATAGAAAATATTGCTAATGAATACAAAGAACCTTATTTAATTTCACGATCTCGTTTATATTCCAATGAAATCAGTAATCAAGCTGTTAAAAATCTGTTTACCAGCTGGGATGATTTACTATCATCTTCAATGCATTTATCTCAACCTAATAATTATCTCAGTGATTCTTTTAAAAGTTCAAATACATCttttataaaatcaaatcatgTTGTAGATGCGATAAGTTTATCTAATAGTAGTAGCGCTGCATGGAGATGTATTAATTTGGCTAAGCATTTAACTTGTGCTACATCTTATCCTCGATGTGAAATTACTAACACTGATAGAAAATCAACATCTGTATTTGCCAATTCATATATTGAATATCCTGTTTGTTT GAAACATTGTCTCGCTGTTACAGGCCTATTTTGCTTCTCCTCGTTAAAAATCTTGAATAATTCAGCTTTGGATAGACTTCTCGACATTCATCGGAATGAATCTTTAATGAATTCTGATTTTGTAAAAACGGGTTGGTCAGAACTGATCAATGTGCCGGAAGCCAAAAATCAAAGTCTTCCACTGAGTTTCTCCGATCCATTAGCCAGTGGGACATCAAATCCCTTTTACATTTGTTCATCAACTAAAGGTGATATTATGTCTTTTGAACCGTCTAAAAAGTCTATTTGCACTCGTTTACCTATTGATAACGAAAATCCAACAAATTCCATTGAAGGAAGTAAGAAAACTCCTGATGAACAAAATG ttgACTGCATCAACGGCAAAGGGGAAAATTACAGAGGTTTAGCTACTATGCCAGAATGTAAACCATGGACTAATCTGTTTGTTCTCGATGATAATATTCAGAATCTACAACCTGGTATTTGGCCTGGTTTTTACAGTTTAAACAGTTTCACTTTCCCTAGAAGTTTAGGTCTTGAAGCCAGTTCGTCAGCCGTGTGTCGCAATCCGTCTGGTTTGGCATCAAGACCATTCTGTTTAAGTCGAAAAGgcaacaaagaaaattttccaGATGTATCTATGAAGTCAAAGCCTAATCACTTGGAAGAATGGTATTTAACTTCTTGTTATCAAATTCCTCAGTGTTCAGAGACCAGTAACAACAGTGATTATCATCATAACTGGACCATTGGTGATGTATcgcttagtggtctagaagcAGCAGAGGCTCAGCTACAG ACAATTATCGCTTGTTCAATTGTTGGACTGGttatttgtttaataatcaTCGGTTGTATAATTTGGCTCATAAATCGTTGTTCTagtaaaaatattgaaaattcgGATATATACTTTTCTCAATTAGATTTTGACAAGCCTCAAATTACAGGAGATGTAAATAGTGTTAACGAAGAAAATGATGGAAAGAGACAATTTTTTGAGCATCTCTATGATTCTACAGAaattaacaaagaaaaatatttgGAGCGACGTAGAAAATTATTAACTCGTCGACGTAGACTTAGACAACTTAATCCATGTTCCAAATGTATTCTTGGAGCATATTATCGTATTGTTGACTTCACACATTCATCTCATACAGCTAGTCAATCCCATTCAGTTTTTTCTGTTACACAATATACTGAAGATAAAAGCACGCCTTCAGCATCTAATCAAAATGTTATGTCTAATGTATGCCATAGTCGTTATTTATCATCTTTTTGCCCATGTTTCTGTTTATCTAATTTTCGCAAGAAATCGAAACACGATTCtctcaaaatgactcaattTGTACATAGTTGTCCTGTAACTaaaaatgaattgattgatgaagAGTTTGAGGCTAATACATTGGGAATGCGAATGGATAAGTCAGTAGTTTATGTGACCAATGTGCCTACAATTATCTCACCTCCTAAAACAATCGATTCTTCACCAAATACTTGTGTGATCTGTGGAGTTGCTAGCAACCTTTTATCAGATACATGTTCATCTTGTCGTTGTtctcaaaataaacaaactggTGTTCCGTCTGCAGTAACTACAGATCATCCTATTAGTGGTGACTCTTGCTCAGATAATCACGTGTTGTTTGATGACCATGAGGTTGATTCAGAGTTTTCTCCAACTACTCTTGGCTTGATTGAATCATCCTATTATTCACTATCATCTGGGTCTGCTGAATTAGGTTCTTCCATATTACCGGAAAAGTTATTTAATGTGGCCTCGATGAATCACTTGCTACATCCAAA ATTTAAATCACTGTGCTATCCTCGCAGTCGTCTGGTTGAAATATGTTGTTTAGCTAAACGTGCATTTGGTTGGATCATCTTAGTACATGCTCCAAATTTGAATAAACTAGTCCATAGAAGACGTTTGTTAAGTTTAACAACTTCAGAAAGACTGGGTCTTGTCTCTTCTAGTtcacaagaaaaagaaaatactaTTGACG TCCAGTCATCTTCCGATGAATCAAATAATTGTATTGCTGTACTGAAAATGATTCAAGGAGGTTCTAATCTGAAGGCGGAAGCTAATTTCCTTCGTGAAGCTGAAATATTGGTTGAATTACAGCATAGAAATATTATACAACTGTTAG GTGTTTGTATTCCACTGGAACCACTTTCACTCCTTATTGAATATATGCCTTTTGgtgatttttattcatttttacgcCGATACACCGGTGAATCACCAGGATACA ATTCTCTTGTAGGCACAGTCAACGGGGAAATAGTAAATTCATATAGTCAAACCTTGTTACAGACTACAACGGTTCCTAAAAAGGATTTCATTAATGAATATCCTACCAATTTGAATGTCAAAATCCTCACTGAAATGGTGATTGATGCTTGTGAAGCTATGGTTTATTTAAGCGAATTGCATTATGTACATAG
- a CDS encoding hypothetical protein (EggNog:ENOG410V73Y~COG:T), whose translation MNSDFVKTGWSELINVPEAKNQSLPLSFSDPLASGTSNPFYICSSTKGDIMSFEPSKKSICTRLPIDNENPTNSIEGSKKTPDEQNVDCINGKGENYRGLATMPECKPWTNLFVLDDNIQNLQPGIWPGFYSLNSFTFPRSLGLEASSSAVCRNPSGLASRPFCLSRKGNKENFPDVSMKSKPNHLEEWYLTSCYQIPQCSETSNNSDYHHNWTIGDVSLSGLEAAEAQLQKSKHDSLKMTQFVHSCPVTKNELIDEEFEANTLGMRMDKSVVYVTNVPTIISPPKTIDSSPNTCVICGVASNLLSDTCSSCRCSQNKQTGVPSAVTTDHPISGDSCSDNHVLFDDHEVDSEFSPTTLGLIESSYYSLSSGSAELGSSILPEKLFNVASMNHLLHPKFKSLCYPRSRLVEICCLAKRAFGWIILVHAPNLNKLVHRRRLLSLTTSERLGLVSSSSQEKENTIDVQSSSDESNNCIAVLKMIQGGSNLKAEANFLREAEILVELQHRNIIQLLGIVKLFYPIHLYI comes from the exons ATGAATTCTGATTTTGTAAAAACGGGTTGGTCAGAACTGATCAATGTGCCGGAAGCCAAAAATCAAAGTCTTCCACTGAGTTTCTCCGATCCATTAGCCAGTGGGACATCAAATCCCTTTTACATTTGTTCATCAACTAAAGGTGATATTATGTCTTTTGAACCGTCTAAAAAGTCTATTTGCACTCGTTTACCTATTGATAACGAAAATCCAACAAATTCCATTGAAGGAAGTAAGAAAACTCCTGATGAACAAAATG ttgACTGCATCAACGGCAAAGGGGAAAATTACAGAGGTTTAGCTACTATGCCAGAATGTAAACCATGGACTAATCTGTTTGTTCTCGATGATAATATTCAGAATCTACAACCTGGTATTTGGCCTGGTTTTTACAGTTTAAACAGTTTCACTTTCCCTAGAAGTTTAGGTCTTGAAGCCAGTTCGTCAGCCGTGTGTCGCAATCCGTCTGGTTTGGCATCAAGACCATTCTGTTTAAGTCGAAAAGgcaacaaagaaaattttccaGATGTATCTATGAAGTCAAAGCCTAATCACTTGGAAGAATGGTATTTAACTTCTTGTTATCAAATTCCTCAGTGTTCAGAGACCAGTAACAACAGTGATTATCATCATAACTGGACCATTGGTGATGTATcgcttagtggtctagaagcAGCAGAGGCTCAGCTACAG AAATCGAAACACGATTCtctcaaaatgactcaattTGTACATAGTTGTCCTGTAACTaaaaatgaattgattgatgaagAGTTTGAGGCTAATACATTGGGAATGCGAATGGATAAGTCAGTAGTTTATGTGACCAATGTGCCTACAATTATCTCACCTCCTAAAACAATCGATTCTTCACCAAATACTTGTGTGATCTGTGGAGTTGCTAGCAACCTTTTATCAGATACATGTTCATCTTGTCGTTGTtctcaaaataaacaaactggTGTTCCGTCTGCAGTAACTACAGATCATCCTATTAGTGGTGACTCTTGCTCAGATAATCACGTGTTGTTTGATGACCATGAGGTTGATTCAGAGTTTTCTCCAACTACTCTTGGCTTGATTGAATCATCCTATTATTCACTATCATCTGGGTCTGCTGAATTAGGTTCTTCCATATTACCGGAAAAGTTATTTAATGTGGCCTCGATGAATCACTTGCTACATCCAAA ATTTAAATCACTGTGCTATCCTCGCAGTCGTCTGGTTGAAATATGTTGTTTAGCTAAACGTGCATTTGGTTGGATCATCTTAGTACATGCTCCAAATTTGAATAAACTAGTCCATAGAAGACGTTTGTTAAGTTTAACAACTTCAGAAAGACTGGGTCTTGTCTCTTCTAGTtcacaagaaaaagaaaatactaTTGACG TCCAGTCATCTTCCGATGAATCAAATAATTGTATTGCTGTACTGAAAATGATTCAAGGAGGTTCTAATCTGAAGGCGGAAGCTAATTTCCTTCGTGAAGCTGAAATATTGGTTGAATTACAGCATAGAAATATTATACAACTGTTAGGTATTGTAAAACTGTTCTATCCAATCCAcctttatatttga
- a CDS encoding hypothetical protein (EggNog:ENOG410V73Y~COG:T~SECRETED:SignalP(1-22)) → MWSTYFVFIMFVYFCSLSCTETSKPKYKLISAPVGDRVVLSCGIGDSKYRVYEWLDNKKPMEFATHNVTMHSNGSIDFRLRMENADRIFSCRSYNSYPNGTNDSSLIFVYNFVPIVKAFLAETVHNATVDWGSIYRFPCIFGGTDPRENTMILNNQIVVEMEHNITEDSIVECKVQNSLGMVHDLAYITVRPDSKAWGIKHGVSDR, encoded by the exons ATGTGGTCCACATATTTCGTGTTTATTA tgTTCGTATATTTCTGTTCGCTTTCATGTACTGAAACATCAAAACCAAAATACAAATTGATATCGGCACCTGTAGGTGACCGTGTTGTTTTGTCATGTGGAATCGGGGACAGTAAATACCGTGTTTATGAGTGGCTCGACAACAAAAAACCAATGGAATTTGCTACACATAATGTTACTATGCACTCTAATGGAAGTATAGACTTTCGACTTCGAATGGAAAATGCAGATAGAATATTTAGCTGTCGTTCGTACAATTCTTATCCGAACGGCACGAATGACTCATCTCTTATTTTTGTGTACAACTTCGTACCAATAG TTAAAGCATTTCTTGCAGAGACAGTGCATAATGCTACTGTAGACTGGGGGTCTATCTACAGATTCCCGTGCATTTTTGGAGGGACTGATCCTAGAGAGAATACAATGATACTCAATAATCAG ATTGTTGTTGAAATGGAACATAACATTACCGAAGATTCAATTGTGGAGTGTAAAGTTCAGAATTCCTTGGGTATGGTGCATGATTTGGCCTACATCACAGTTCGTCCTG atTCTAAAGCTTGGGGAATCAAACACGGAGTTTCAGATCG GTAA